One Dehalobacter sp. genomic region harbors:
- a CDS encoding zinc ribbon domain-containing protein — translation MPTYDFICEKCGHKFSVFCSVSSRDKQICPQCADDKISQRFTTVNAYGVKGGKACSSGKCSPGCKC, via the coding sequence ATGCCAACTTATGACTTTATTTGCGAAAAGTGTGGTCACAAGTTTTCTGTTTTTTGTAGTGTTAGTTCAAGAGACAAACAAATATGTCCGCAGTGCGCTGATGATAAAATAAGTCAGCGGTTTACAACGGTTAATGCCTATGGAGTTAAAGGTGGTAAAGCCTGTTCATCTGGGAAATGTAGTCCTGGCTGCAAATGTTAA
- a CDS encoding Crp/Fnr family transcriptional regulator, translating into MSDNDLPWLKHTKLFRSPIDGWKKVFADRERLLYPKGSIIIKQGITLEKLLYIFTGTVEYSKVDEEGNEVLIDVLGANNLFMIAPLFTGIPPLGSFTAVEDTVAAAISIQEMKSLMKSNFTLTEELLYDLSMKSNNHISRLQKHYTYKVDHRIIETLCALADQQGMQLFINQQDLAELADTTRVTVSKLFRDLKSENIIRPIYGGIIIQDYSRLKNWQKHI; encoded by the coding sequence ATGAGTGATAATGATCTACCATGGCTGAAACACACAAAATTATTCCGGTCGCCAATAGATGGATGGAAGAAAGTTTTTGCGGATAGAGAAAGATTGTTATATCCCAAAGGAAGCATTATTATTAAACAAGGCATTACGCTTGAGAAGCTATTATATATTTTTACAGGGACGGTTGAATATTCGAAAGTTGACGAAGAAGGCAATGAGGTTCTCATTGATGTCTTGGGTGCAAATAATTTATTTATGATTGCGCCATTGTTTACCGGTATTCCCCCTCTCGGTTCATTTACGGCTGTTGAAGACACGGTAGCAGCTGCAATTTCAATTCAGGAAATGAAAAGTTTGATGAAGTCTAATTTTACGCTTACTGAAGAGTTACTCTACGACCTTTCAATGAAAAGTAATAACCACATAAGCCGGCTGCAAAAACATTACACTTACAAGGTAGACCATAGAATTATCGAAACTTTGTGTGCACTTGCAGATCAACAAGGGATGCAACTGTTTATCAATCAACAAGATTTGGCTGAACTTGCAGATACAACAAGAGTAACGGTGTCAAAATTATTTCGCGACTTAAAATCTGAGAACATTATACGGCCAATATATGGAGGGATCATTATACAGGATTATAGCCGCCTAAAAAACTGGCAGAAACATATTTAA
- a CDS encoding 4Fe-4S binding protein — translation MVFGQGNGYGGPVSVLTATDPNGNILKVRVVGYATETPSYIHSVLSGDFLKQFAGKSVDEPLEIGQDIDKVTSATLSSRGITNAVRQASHGLGKNQLALNISEPSENINLGIKEIGLALLIFATIIGVRLKINKLRWLVIICSIFFTGFWFNCSISLANIASGLMGFFPAFKQNLFWYILIVGIPLIIFLSGKNLYCYWLCPFGGIQEILAKIGGGKLKCNHHVATWLQKIKYMLVWIVLILSFCFKSPSIGGSYEPFGVLFGFQGVSVQWILLSIILVVSLFIRRFWCLYFCPVGVINEIIIKARRFVNSLFQKKQEQGILTNKGRSL, via the coding sequence GTGGTTTTTGGTCAAGGGAACGGCTATGGCGGTCCTGTATCTGTTTTAACGGCTACAGACCCCAACGGTAACATTTTAAAAGTTCGGGTTGTAGGGTATGCTACGGAAACACCATCCTATATTCATTCAGTTTTGAGTGGGGATTTTCTAAAACAATTTGCAGGTAAATCTGTAGATGAACCGTTAGAAATTGGTCAGGATATCGACAAAGTGACCAGCGCTACGCTTTCATCAAGAGGGATTACCAATGCAGTCCGTCAGGCTAGTCATGGGTTGGGTAAAAACCAACTTGCTTTGAATATTTCTGAGCCTTCCGAGAATATTAATTTGGGGATCAAAGAAATAGGCTTGGCTTTATTAATATTTGCAACGATTATAGGAGTGCGTTTAAAAATCAATAAGCTACGATGGTTAGTTATTATATGCAGTATATTTTTTACTGGTTTCTGGTTTAACTGTTCAATTTCACTTGCGAACATTGCTAGCGGATTAATGGGATTCTTCCCGGCTTTTAAACAAAATCTTTTTTGGTATATTTTAATCGTCGGGATTCCATTAATTATTTTCTTAAGCGGGAAGAACCTATACTGTTATTGGTTATGTCCTTTTGGAGGGATTCAGGAAATACTGGCAAAAATCGGAGGCGGAAAACTAAAATGTAATCATCATGTAGCAACATGGCTGCAAAAAATAAAATACATGTTAGTTTGGATCGTGCTGATTTTAAGCTTTTGCTTTAAATCACCGAGTATAGGAGGCAGTTATGAGCCTTTTGGAGTCCTGTTCGGATTTCAAGGGGTGAGTGTGCAATGGATACTGCTCAGTATTATCCTGGTTGTATCGCTGTTTATTAGAAGATTTTGGTGTTTATATTTTTGTCCGGTCGGGGTGATCAATGAAATCATCATTAAAGCAAGACGGTTTGTAAATTCCCTTTTCCAAAAGAAACAGGAACAAGGTATTCTAACGAATAAAGGAAGGTCACTATGA